From the Parus major isolate Abel chromosome 1A, Parus_major1.1, whole genome shotgun sequence genome, the window TGGGAATGGAAATGCAAAGAGATCAACAAAACACTATGTGCAAAATCATAGTCAGAATGCAATATAACTCCAAATCTAGAAAAAATTGTCCAAAATTGAGTATGGAGACTGAAAGGGGATCCCAGGAGGAGTCACACTGATGACTTCATTATGCTTTGACAACATGTTATATAGAGGATAGATCTCAAATTCCCTCAGAAAAATATACTTGATAACTCTGTGTCCAACAGTACACAGGGTGCATTGTGATCTagataataaaaagaaacttgtGAAAGGAAAACTCTGTTGGGTAATCTTACTGTGTCAAAGGTGTCTAGTTGAAAAGTGGTTCTGTACCCAAATTCAAGCTGGTTCAAATCTGTACTGACAtgcaagcagcagagaacaggTCTGGtattaatgttatttatattataCTCTTCCAGACTCATTGCTGGCTGTTCCTAGTACATTGTAGCTATTTCACCACTGAGCTCCTTCCTTTTGAGAACCTGCAAACTTAGTCTTGAAATGTACATAAGTTACATTTTACAATGCATTTAGCCCAAGGTATTAGGTAGGATTTTTACTCTGCTTTATTCAGCTGTCAcggtttaaccccagccagcaaaTAATCACCATGCAGCTGCCCCCTCACCCATTCCCAGAGATGggggagaaaatcagaaattgaaaaaaCTTTGCGGCTTGGGATAAGGACAGTTCAATTGGTGAAGCAAGAGccatgcacacaaaaaaaaggaaaacaaggaatgaatTAATCTCTTCCCATAAGCAGGCCGGTTTTCAGCTACCTTCAGGAGAGAAGGGCTCTGTCAAGcataatggtgacttgggaagatAAAAGCCATCACTGGAATACTACCctcccttcttctttcccccAGCTTTATCTGCTGTGCATGAAACTGTATGATTTGGAATATCTCTTTGGTCAATTGGAATCAGTTGTCCCAGCTGTATCCCCTCCCATCTCCTTGTGCACTCCTGGACTCCCATGAGAGATGTtctgggagaagcagaaaaggccttggatctgtgtaagcactgctcagcaataactaaaacatccctgtaTTATCAACACCGTGTGCAGCAAAAATTTTTAACGTCTTAGTGCCTGAACTAACAGAGTTTGCCTTCTATAGAGGTCTAGCTTTTGATTTTCTATATCAAACACAGAAGATTTCTTAATGAATTAGTGGAATAGTTTACTTGCAATAAAACTCCACCTTTGATGTTTTTAAGACTTGAGTCCCTAAGCGAgcctttttattgtttttgaaAGACATGATGAAGCCATGCAGAATAAACCCTTTCACCTGACAACAACTGCCATAAAAGATGTAGATATACACAAGAAGTATGGGAATAAAATAACACACTAAGAGAGAATGAAGACACAAATAAACATATGTTTGACAATTACCTGGTTTTGTGGTAATCTTACAATTGTGAATAATGCTGATGAAAAATTCTGTAATCCCAtcataaaaaatgtattcattagCAGAAAGTGATTTGTTATTCTGTGGGGAGTAACTTGAAGAGAATTCTTGACAGGTTACCATGTCTGTTCTGCTACATGTAGACCTTTATCTAATTCAGTGGTTCATTTGTCATTATTGGAACTTCATAGTTATTTGATACTGACAATTACTAAGTACCACTGTGAAATAAACAGCTGACTCtatggaagagaaaacaaatgaaagcagGTCTTCCTTGTAATAAATTACAGTACTGAACCCTGTTCggtattttttgtgtttacttTCCTTCTAATTTTGGGGCAGCTAAGCATTTAATCATAAAGTAtatccttttgttttttgtcaaaGTATGACTAGACACTAAACATGAGCACATAGCACACCTCAGCAAATACTGAGCACAGctcatctattttcttttaccGGTATCATGACAGTAAACAtgtttgacaaaaaaaaattaactaccATATCTCCAAAAAATACGTCATAGAAGAGTGAGATGTGTTCCCTTTTCACTGCAATCATAAATCCCACAATTGAACCTCAGTCCAGAAGGTTAGCTAGAAATCTAAGCCATGATAGCAAAAGATATCCCCCGAGTTTTTCTTAGGATATCAATTTATGGTCAGAATAGGAATCTGCTTGTCAGCTAGGGAAGCCAACTGAAGGTGACGTGGGGTTCTGAGGGATGCACAGTGATCAGACACCATGTCAGTGACTCAGTAATTTAACATAAGCTGTTTTTGAGGGAGAATCAGTTGTggagctgtgcacagctctcCCATAGCTGGGATGAGATGGATCTGCAGGGCTAGCAGTGCACAAGCTGAAGGGAAAGGTGGATGAGAGATGATGAATTAGGGTCACTGACTGACAAGTCAGTAGTGCAATTGCAACATAAAGATGACATTACACTTATCCCTGTATTATGTTTTCTCCCAGGCCACTCTTGCTCTCTGCCACTGTAGTCCCCTTTTGCAGTAGGTATCTATGCTACACAGCCCAACTCAGCTTTACAAGTTTAACAGGAATTTTTGGTTTGATTATAATTTTGTTCCTGTAATGGACAGTATAACCACTGGAGCTTATATAGACAGTGCATTCAGTGTTCCTgcacacatttacacttttttgTTGTGTGGAACAATTTCTTACAATATTGAAGTTATATCTGGAGTGAAAGATTAACTTTGCTGGAAGTTTGTGCTCATTAactgttatagatacatattatattgttggcttttcgcaaatattaaaatgaatgttatgtgtataagaatggaaatttttttgtattactatagttttctttgtttctgttattgatgaaacttagaaatagtagcataatacatatatgttaggctatggcatagtgttaaaataaaaactgcttttgtttgtataaaccaaggactgagaaaaaaaaaaaaaatagctaaagAACCCTTGCATTTGTAaactatcttatccagatgaagacagcagtgaccagaactctggggggaggaatttattgcatttctggtatcagggaatgtaaatcttgatggtgccaagaagattgatctattaggaagggggcaagagaaaactaaacagaagaacaccaaagatcctaagaagaatgtatgaatatgtatgagaatttatggatatgtagtagggttctgtttttaagggacaatcctttgttagtaaggtgtgctctcttggctgaatgcagagacactCGGCCATACCtgtatgctttattttttttctcttaattgtcatttttattaaactttgaaatcctataaaaattatgtgaacaTCGTTTTTCGCATTAACAAAGTAAATCCCTACGTAGAGGCTATGATCACCTTATTCTCACAATAACCCAATTCCTCATAGAGCAATTGCAGTAAAAATGTGCGCGCAGCATCCTTTAAACCGAGACGGGAGAACTGCCAGTGACTGCAGCGATACATTGTTACGTGTGCAGAAAATATCAAGTTTTTACGGTTCGAAGTGTGGAAAAAGGAGCACTCGGCAAAGAACTGAGCGCAGCAGCCCCAATAAGAGACTTTGAGCGCCGGAGACTGCGGGCAGCACCAAGGCAGCTCCAAACCTCGAACTGCTCGGACCCCGCTGGCCCCACGCTTTCTAGAGCGGGCACAAAACTagactggaagagaaaaagccGGAGGGGATGGTGGAAGCGGGGGAGGGAGATCGTAAGCGTCTTCCGCCAAGtgaatgtaaagaaaaaagcGGAGCGCCTTTTTAACCCGAAAATTGCCGGGCACTAGACAAGCCAAAGAGCTTTGGCCAATCTTTGCGGAGCGCGGGCTTTTCGAAATGTGCCGGGCTCTGAGGGCGCTCCGAGCCGCTTCTCCGCCTTCTCTCCCGGCTGACCGGAGATAAACTATGGGGAACCGCAGCGTGCCCACCCCCATTCCCCCTCGCAAGGGCCGAGGAGCCCTGAGCAGTGCCGCAGTACCCCGAGGAGTCCCGCTTCGCAGCGATTTCCTGCGGCGAACGGGAAGGAATTTGCACCGACACACGggagttttttgctttttttctttatgagaTGTGCCGCGGTGAGCTCCGCTGCAATGCTGCTGTGCGCtggtgaaaaacaaagcaaaaaatgttaCCGGGTTCACCTAAAAGctactgcaaagagaaaaagtttaaattcaACACGGTTTACACGAAAActgaattaatgaaattaagtGAGTTCCAGCTCATTTTGTGAAAACTTGGGTGGCTCTTAAAAGAGCCGTTGGGTTTATCTGCAAGGCAGATGGGTTTTTTCCGCACCATTTACTTCTTCTTGGGAGCCGCCTTCTTTGCCTTGGCTGCTTTCGGCTTGGCCGCCTTGGGCTTGGCCGCTTTGGGCTTCACCGCCTTCGCCTTAGCCGGGCTCTTCGCTGCTGCCGCCGCTTTTTTGGGCTTGGCAGCCTTTGTCGCCTTCTTGGGGCTCTTCGCTGCCTTTTTGACTGCGGCGGCCGCCGGCTTCTTGGCTTTCTTGGGGCTCTTCTTCGCCGTCACCGGCTTCTTAGGCTTCTTGGCAGCGCTGGCGGGCTTCTTAGCCGCCGGCTTCTTGGGCTTGGCCGCAGCAGTTTTTTTCTTGGGGGCTTTTTCCTTTACGTCTCCTGGCTTCTTACTGAGGCGGAAGGAGCCGGAGGCGCCGGTGCCCTTGGTCTGCACCAGGACTCCCTTGCTGACGAGGCTCTTGATGCCCAGCTTGATGCGGCTGTTACTTTTTTCCACATCGTAGCCGCCGGCGGCCAGCGCCTTCTTGAGCGCGGCGAGGGAGAGCCCCTTGCGCTCCTTGGAGGCGGACACGGCCTTGGTGATGAGCTCGGTGACGCTGGGCCCCGCGGGCTTGCGGGCTTTGGAGCCGCTCGCCGCCTTCTTCGGCTTCTTGGCGGCGGGAGCTTtggccggggccggggcggcggcggcgacATCGGGCGCGGCGACGGGAGCGGTCTCGGCCATGGCGGCTCTGGGGCGATCCGGACGAACAATGGgagcggagccgccgccgccccctTTTATAGCAGCGCCGCGCGCGCTGATTGGTGCGcgccgctccgctccgccgcccgccgccgcgcCCGTTGTGTTTCTTCCAGCTCCAAAAAGGACTTTTTCTCTCCGAAATTTAGCGCCGATGCACCCCGTTTCTTTtcaggagggaaggggggagTCTGTTCTACAAGTTAATGGAGTTTCCCGTTAGAAGGAGCAGAAATGAGGGAAATGAGACCGCTGAAACTCGGCGGCGGGCAGCCGCAGAGACCTCGGCGGAGAGAAACCTTCcgtttaaattttaaattaaaattttaccGTGAGCTAAATTGGCACAATTGGCATGAAATCTTGTTCTTTAGAAGGTTCTTTACAGAACAGGCAAGAAACCGGAGGATTTGAACCTTTGGTCTCCGAGTAAATGGGTATTAAATCCGAGGAAGTAACACAGTTTCAGCCCCTGGTCCCGGACGCTGATGCAGAGCTGACTCCCTCGGCTGAGCCGCTTCCCTCCGAAATCAGCCCGCTCGGCCTCTGttcagcagccactgctgccttttGGGGACAGGTTTGTGCTTTTGCAGCCCCTGTGAAAGCCGATGTACTTTCCTTATGCTTTGGTATTTCAGCGAAATAAAGCACCGAAGTGCCCCCTCTCAAGACTGATGTTCCTGTCATTGCGTTCTCAATATAAATTTAATGATGTAGCTTTCGTCTGTTAAATTCGAAATCAGGATAACTGCAAATACAGTAGATCTGCTTTTTTGTGTTAATACTTACACTAATTGTTCAACTTTGCctcttaattaattaaaattgattGGGAAGCAGAAGCCGAAGTGtattgaattttgaattttaggGAGAGTTAAACCCGAAAATTATTCTTTCGAGGGTATATTGAGTAGCCAGGACACTTAAAGCAAAACTGATTTCTCGGTTTCAATGAATGAATGTTGATTGTGTAAGTTTTTATCATTGCTAACACCATCTGGTGATTCACCACTTTGCTACTTTCAGAAGAGAAGAACCTACACCTTACCGAGAGGATTCCTGCCCCGCGAAGTGGCAGATCCATATTACAAACAATGGatggaatcttttttttttttttcctctctctttttcttcgTTTTCAATGCAATGTTGCTTCTATTGAAATTCCAAGCAGTCAACAGCCTGCCTGCAATAGTATTGTGTTTGTACCTTGCATATCCGGGCTATCATCAGCTCCTAAAAACTTGTGGGAAGCGACATTCAGAGCTAAAAGCAGGTGTGAAAGGGTGAATGAAATGTCGGTAAAACGGAGTGCCTTCTGTTTAACagtgtgaaaataaagaaacacacTGAGTTGTTCTTTTCTTATTATCCATGTTTAATTGAAAAATCTAAACTGCTACATTCAGAGGAAATACTAGATTTATTCTTGTAATttgtaatacttttttttttctctgcttgaaaataaatgttgagaAACTACAGCTTAGTGAGGTCTCCCTTAGAAAACATATCAAACAAAGGTCAATGTATGTTTTGGATGATCTGACTGCAATAACGAGCACATCAAAACTGCAGGATGTTGTATTGTTTCTTGATTAAatgcagaaatgggaaaatacatttaattctcattttatcTCTTCTTATTTCCTGTAGTGTGGGAGGATTAAGGCCTTCTGACACTGCTGAACACTATCAGAAtgctgagaatatttttttttttctaaactacTAGTAATAACCACATAGCCAATGTTAGAGTTCAAAACCTCCCAGAGGCACCAGTGCTAAAATTCATAGTTCTCTAGTCCCTTGATATTTGCATGTAAGTGGTTAGTTTGTGTCAAGGTATTTACATTTAGTGGCAGCTTTCTGTCAACACCCTGGGCTTATACAAGAAATATTGTCATCTTTATCAATCCTTGAAAGACTTGGtaatccttttatttcttcttactTCTTTATGGCAGAAAGGAATTATGagattctttaaaatataaacaggaCATtagtatttctgt encodes:
- the LOC107204294 gene encoding histone H1.03, coding for MAETAPVAAPDVAAAAPAPAKAPAAKKPKKAASGSKARKPAGPSVTELITKAVSASKERKGLSLAALKKALAAGGYDVEKSNSRIKLGIKSLVSKGVLVQTKGTGASGSFRLSKKPGDVKEKAPKKKTAAAKPKKPAAKKPASAAKKPKKPVTAKKSPKKAKKPAAAAVKKAAKSPKKATKAAKPKKAAAAAKSPAKAKAVKPKAAKPKAAKPKAAKAKKAAPKKK